The Caenibius sp. WL genome includes the window GAGCGCGAGTGGATCGATTGCCGATTCCTGTGGATCAAGACCAAGCAGATAAGCGGGGGAGACGCCTAATGCGCGAGACAAGCCCCACACAGCCTTTACGGTTGGGTTCCGGCTGCGGCCTTGCTCAAGTTCCCACACGTGGCTCTTGGTGAAGCCCGATGCACTAGCCACATCATCCAGTGACATTTTGCGGGCGCTCCGCGTAGAACGAATGCGCTCTTGCATGCCGGAGAAGTCGAAATCGCTCATGACGC containing:
- a CDS encoding helix-turn-helix domain-containing protein, encoding MSDFDFSGMQERIRSTRSARKMSLDDVASASGFTKSHVWELEQGRSRNPTVKAVWGLSRALGVSPAYLLGLDPQESAIDPLALEIAVLIDRRIRGAEIERLREALVWADLKIRSFPRADQSDVEPIRQALKGTGADHG